Genomic window (Paenibacillus sp. PK3_47):
GCTTGGAACGATCTTCCAGAAAAATCCTGAGCAGACCTACATTGCTGTAGACGGTCCTTCCAATACTGCACTGGATCAGCCTACGCTGAACGGTCCCGGGATCTCCGGCTGGACGGTGACCCTGATCTCCAAGAATGTAAAGGATAAAGCACGCGCCATCAAATTCCTCAGCTATCTGAACAGTGAAGAAGGAAATAAAGATTTGTATCTGGGTGAAAAAGGCGTCAGCTATGATACAATTGACGGAAAAGACCAGTTCCTTCCTGAGGCATTCGAGCTGATGAACAGTGACCGTGCGGCATTCGATAAGCAATATGGCTCCTCTTTCACCTTCTGGATGATGCAGAACACGAACATCACCGATCAATGGGCGCCTAAATCGGTAGAACCGTTCAAGCAGCTGGAAGACTGGACCCGCGGTAAGGCGATCAACACCTCCGAGTTCCAGCTGATTGACCCTACCGGCAACTCGCCGGAAGGCATTATTGCTACTGAGCTGAAAAGACTCCGCGGCAAAACGATGCCGAAGCTGCTGATGGCCTCCTCCGATGCTGAATTCGACGAAATCTGGAATGATTATCTCGCGAAGAAGGAGAAAGAAGGCTTTGCCACCTTCGATGCCTACAGACAGGGCAAATATGAGGAGAACAAAAAGAAACTCGGTATGGAATAGTATCAATTAAGACCCAATGGCCCGCTGACCGCGGGCTTTTGGGTTGTTTGCTGCAAATCTAGAGATTTACATGTTCTACGCAATAACGCAGGTAACGGGAGAGTGCGTATGCATAAACGGATTAAAGAGCTTTGGAGTTCCTTCAGCTACTGGTGGGGGCGCAGATCGCTGCAGAGCAGGCTGGTTGCCGCGTATATTTTTATTATTCTGGGCCCCAGCCTGCTGGTCTCCGTGTACTCCTTCAGAACGATCAACAATACGTATGTCCGCGATGCGGTGGACAAGAATGATTACCTGCTGCAGATGGAGAAGCTGCATATCGTTAACCAGATTGAAGTGATGGAGCGGGCAGCCCAGATCGCGGATTCTGACAAGGATGTGAAAAGCTATCTGTCCAACGGAAGTGCCATGACGCTGGGGGAGCTTGTGGATTTTAATACATCTACGTTTATCAACCTGAGCCGCATCCAGCTGAACAATCCGGGCATTGAGCATCTGCGGCTGTACTCGAACAACGAGAGCATGTATGAGATCTGGCCGATTATTCTGCGTGAAGACCGGGTGTACAAGGAGCCGTGGTATCAGGAAGCGCTGAAGCTTGAAGGCCGGGAGCTGTGGGTATTCCAGAACAATGACCCGGATGTGATGCAGCGCTACGTAAACCTGATGACGGAGGGGCAGCCCAAGGTGTCGCTCCTCCGTGCCATCAGCATTCCTGCAGGGCATCATGTCGGTATGATCCAGGTTGATATGATGCTGAACAATTTTACTCCCAAAACCTACACTGAGGTACGGGACAACCAGTCCCAGATGTTCATTGCCGATTCCGGAATGCGGCTGTTTACGCGTACGGATCAATCGTTTACGGAAGAATACAAAAATTTGGAGCATGCGATTGATGAACGGCTGCAGCACTACCGGGACACCGGGCAATGGAATATCCATTACAAAGAAAACGGCAACTCTTTCCTGCTGATTCATACACCGCTGGAGCGGATTGGTGCTTCGCTGATCAATGTGGTATCCATGGAGGATGTGATGAAGCATATCTCCCAGACCCGCAATCTGCTGATTGGCGCCAATATCGGCTTTATTTTTCTGGTGACTGCCATTGCTTATGTAATGAATGCTTTTATCCTGAAAAATCTGCGTCATTTGACCGAAACGATGAAAAAGGTGCGTAAAGGTGAGACCTATACGGGAATTACGATCCGCGGCGGCGGCGAGGTCGGCGAACTGGCACATCACTTCTCCAAGCTGATGAACACGGTGAATACACTGGTCGCCCAGGCTGTACACAAGCAGGCGCTGTCCAAGGAGGCTGAGCTGCGCACGCTGCACAACCAGATCGATGCCCATTTTCTCTACAATACGCTGGAGAATATCAAAATGCTGGCAGAGATTGAGAACCAGCGGGAAATTTCGGATGCCCTGACCTCGCTTGGCGGCATGATGCGCTAC
Coding sequences:
- a CDS encoding sensor histidine kinase, with product MHKRIKELWSSFSYWWGRRSLQSRLVAAYIFIILGPSLLVSVYSFRTINNTYVRDAVDKNDYLLQMEKLHIVNQIEVMERAAQIADSDKDVKSYLSNGSAMTLGELVDFNTSTFINLSRIQLNNPGIEHLRLYSNNESMYEIWPIILREDRVYKEPWYQEALKLEGRELWVFQNNDPDVMQRYVNLMTEGQPKVSLLRAISIPAGHHVGMIQVDMMLNNFTPKTYTEVRDNQSQMFIADSGMRLFTRTDQSFTEEYKNLEHAIDERLQHYRDTGQWNIHYKENGNSFLLIHTPLERIGASLINVVSMEDVMKHISQTRNLLIGANIGFIFLVTAIAYVMNAFILKNLRHLTETMKKVRKGETYTGITIRGGGEVGELAHHFSKLMNTVNTLVAQAVHKQALSKEAELRTLHNQIDAHFLYNTLENIKMLAEIENQREISDALTSLGGMMRYNFKWSGEYVKLRDEIRHIQNYIEVMNIRFDHIIGLELNIENAYLELEVLKMSLQPIVENSVKHAWSADREERADRLIRIDVYEAEGDIFIALRDNGYGLTPERLKTLHEAIYAKEEESAAEASGSGTGGFKSGGIGLRNVHQRLQLFYGEAYGLEVHSEAGQWTTVLITLPKVLLMGDKRA